The proteins below are encoded in one region of Myxococcus guangdongensis:
- a CDS encoding aldehyde dehydrogenase family protein, protein MVQSSSRLAAVPSPLDAGALVEKQRAYFESRVTLPLEWRRARLEALDRVVRKYEAEILAALKADLSKSAEEAYLTEVGSIYGEIKGALKHVKAWMKPRRGSAPIVIQPARAYQYSDPLGVTLIIAPWNYPYQLSIAPLIGALAAGCTAVLKPSELAPATSAVLAKLLGEAFSPEVVAVVEGDADTSRELLAQRWDLIFFTGGTQVGRVVAEAAAKHLTPTVLELGGKSPCIVDRSADLEVTARRIAWGKYVNAGQTCIAPDYVLIPPELKAPFTELVKKAVTQFYGQDARQSGDYGRIISPKHFERVRALAGHGKVAFGGEHDAASRFFAPTVITDAPLASPLMQDEIFGPLLPLVDCPSIDEAIRFVRSRPKPLALYSFAKDSNVNERVLTETSSGGAVVNDVCVHFAAEGLPFGGVGESGVGGYHGQSSFDAFSHKKSVVKRPFLLDLAMRYPPYVGKLGLFKRLM, encoded by the coding sequence ATGGTCCAGAGCTCCAGTCGCCTCGCCGCCGTACCGTCTCCGCTCGACGCGGGGGCGCTCGTCGAAAAGCAGCGCGCCTATTTCGAGTCTCGCGTCACGCTCCCGCTCGAGTGGCGGCGAGCGCGGCTGGAAGCCCTGGACCGGGTGGTGCGCAAGTACGAGGCGGAGATTCTCGCCGCCCTCAAGGCCGACCTCTCGAAGAGCGCCGAGGAGGCGTATCTGACGGAGGTCGGCAGCATCTATGGAGAAATCAAGGGCGCGCTCAAGCACGTCAAGGCGTGGATGAAGCCGCGCCGGGGCTCGGCGCCCATCGTCATCCAGCCGGCGCGGGCGTATCAATACTCCGACCCGCTGGGCGTGACGCTCATCATCGCGCCGTGGAACTACCCGTATCAGCTGTCCATCGCGCCGCTCATCGGGGCGCTGGCCGCCGGGTGCACCGCGGTGCTCAAGCCCAGTGAGCTGGCGCCGGCGACGTCGGCGGTGCTGGCGAAGCTGCTCGGCGAGGCCTTCTCGCCGGAGGTCGTCGCCGTGGTGGAGGGCGACGCGGACACCAGCCGCGAGCTGCTCGCGCAGCGCTGGGACCTCATCTTCTTCACCGGCGGCACCCAGGTGGGCCGCGTGGTGGCCGAGGCCGCCGCGAAGCACCTGACGCCCACGGTGCTGGAGCTGGGCGGCAAGAGCCCCTGCATCGTCGACCGGAGCGCGGACCTGGAGGTCACCGCGCGCCGCATCGCCTGGGGCAAGTACGTCAACGCGGGCCAGACGTGCATCGCCCCGGACTACGTGCTGATTCCGCCCGAGCTCAAGGCGCCCTTCACGGAGCTGGTGAAGAAGGCCGTCACCCAGTTCTACGGTCAGGACGCGCGGCAGAGCGGCGACTACGGCCGCATCATCAGCCCCAAGCACTTCGAGCGCGTGCGGGCGCTGGCGGGACACGGCAAGGTGGCCTTCGGCGGCGAGCACGACGCGGCAAGCCGCTTCTTCGCCCCCACCGTCATCACCGACGCGCCGCTGGCCAGCCCGCTGATGCAGGATGAAATCTTCGGTCCCCTCCTCCCGCTGGTGGACTGCCCGAGCATCGACGAGGCCATCCGCTTCGTGCGCTCGCGCCCCAAGCCGCTCGCGCTGTACAGCTTCGCCAAGGACTCGAACGTCAACGAGCGTGTGCTGACGGAGACGTCCAGCGGCGGCGCGGTGGTCAACGACGTGTGCGTGCACTTCGCGGCGGAGGGGCTGCCCTTCGGCGGCGTGGGAGAGTCCGGCGTCGGCGGCTACCACGGGCAGTCCAGCTTCGATGCCTTCAGCCACAAGAAGAGCGTGGTGAAGCGGCCGTTCCTGCTGGACCTGGCGATGCGCTACCCGCCGTACGTGGGCAAGCTGGGCCTCTTCAAGCGTTTGATGTAG
- the roxA gene encoding rubber dioxygenase RoxA: MRLHRSGSLAFSSFFFAALGVTQAAAAELPLLDSTPLRAPFAAACEGKPDSTLLPVDPRTLVVPGVNKPGAAVQFNAYWVDLHTPPAPFVSNLPPNPKTCGEFRASVARGKHNIETRAYFQPFTTASAYYYMYTLWGYLLRPSDFDEQIQKRFGLAKAPFRNPYPYPWENPNLTNGGSGQLPLGMVQERDSNGRWTGAIASSCSGCHDSKLGNDSEGYFLWGRSSDAIDAGLIQSDMFRSTVVGNVFQIVPVPWSVGRGMSDAIGIVDLLPALFDMDAMSLAPSLLEYFPTHAGGMSRAPNWWYRAFKTRQFWDGALTSDNVRSEMAFGIANITRSAPERRALTAEFEDNDNFFVSMSPPTYPKAINTALAEQGAILFHERDMWANGANANIPKQAGNGSCASCHGVYSPRHAANPAFLPDPRLKGISGVITPIETIRTDPARKDLMADERKRRAWNTSFLAYNDQHPDHGPYYDDPITSALRRVPRAAYDRGMGPIYSPEGPNIWIKPFGYIATPLYGAWASAPYFHNSSVPTLWDVLKPSDRPKVWKRQQTEGNSLGSNAGYDMSFAAYDFNKLGWKVQALACGDRPANDPFIPCSQEMATLDILFANVANTVANYNSLAYQSPPPITQKQIRSRMIFNSHLYGLGNEGHDFTQSLTDSERWAIIEYMKTL, encoded by the coding sequence ATGCGACTGCACCGCAGTGGTTCGTTGGCTTTTTCGAGTTTCTTCTTCGCGGCCCTGGGAGTGACCCAGGCCGCAGCCGCCGAGTTGCCGTTGTTGGACAGCACCCCCTTGCGAGCCCCGTTCGCGGCGGCCTGTGAGGGGAAGCCGGACTCCACGCTGTTACCGGTGGACCCGCGCACGCTCGTCGTGCCGGGCGTCAACAAGCCGGGCGCGGCGGTGCAGTTCAATGCCTACTGGGTGGACCTGCACACCCCGCCGGCGCCGTTCGTCTCCAACCTGCCGCCCAACCCCAAGACGTGTGGTGAGTTCCGGGCCAGCGTCGCTCGCGGAAAGCACAACATCGAGACGCGGGCGTACTTCCAACCCTTCACCACGGCGTCCGCGTACTACTACATGTACACGCTGTGGGGTTACCTCTTGCGCCCGTCGGACTTCGACGAGCAGATTCAAAAACGCTTCGGCCTGGCCAAGGCCCCCTTCCGCAATCCCTACCCATACCCGTGGGAGAACCCCAACCTCACCAACGGAGGTAGCGGGCAACTCCCGCTCGGAATGGTCCAGGAGCGCGACTCCAACGGCCGCTGGACGGGCGCCATCGCGTCTTCCTGCTCGGGTTGCCATGACTCGAAGCTGGGGAACGACTCGGAGGGGTACTTCCTGTGGGGCCGCTCCAGTGACGCCATCGACGCCGGCCTCATCCAGTCCGACATGTTCCGCTCCACCGTGGTGGGCAACGTCTTCCAGATCGTCCCCGTGCCCTGGAGCGTCGGGCGCGGCATGAGCGACGCCATCGGCATCGTCGACTTGCTGCCCGCGCTCTTCGACATGGACGCCATGTCGCTCGCGCCCAGCCTGCTCGAGTATTTCCCCACCCACGCGGGCGGCATGTCGCGCGCCCCCAACTGGTGGTACCGCGCCTTCAAGACGCGTCAGTTCTGGGACGGCGCGCTCACGTCCGACAACGTCCGCTCGGAGATGGCGTTCGGCATCGCCAACATCACCCGCTCCGCCCCCGAGCGCCGCGCGCTGACCGCCGAGTTCGAGGACAACGACAACTTCTTCGTGTCGATGTCGCCGCCCACCTATCCCAAGGCCATCAACACGGCCCTGGCCGAGCAGGGCGCCATCCTCTTCCACGAGCGGGACATGTGGGCCAACGGCGCCAACGCCAACATCCCCAAGCAGGCCGGTAACGGCTCCTGCGCCAGCTGCCACGGCGTCTACTCGCCGCGCCACGCCGCCAACCCCGCCTTCCTGCCGGACCCCCGCCTCAAGGGCATCTCCGGCGTCATCACCCCCATCGAGACCATCCGCACGGACCCGGCCCGCAAGGATTTGATGGCGGACGAGCGCAAGCGCCGCGCGTGGAACACGTCCTTCCTGGCCTACAACGACCAGCACCCGGACCACGGCCCCTACTACGACGACCCCATCACCAGCGCCCTGCGCCGTGTGCCGCGCGCCGCGTATGACCGGGGCATGGGTCCCATCTACTCGCCGGAGGGGCCGAACATCTGGATCAAGCCCTTTGGCTACATCGCCACGCCGCTCTACGGTGCCTGGGCCTCCGCGCCGTACTTCCACAACTCCAGCGTCCCCACCCTGTGGGACGTGCTCAAGCCCTCGGACCGCCCCAAGGTCTGGAAGCGCCAGCAGACCGAGGGCAACTCGCTGGGCTCCAACGCCGGCTACGACATGAGCTTCGCCGCGTATGACTTCAACAAGCTCGGCTGGAAGGTGCAGGCCCTGGCCTGCGGAGACCGCCCGGCGAATGACCCCTTCATCCCCTGCAGCCAGGAGATGGCCACGCTCGACATCCTGTTCGCGAACGTCGCCAACACCGTCGCCAACTACAACTCGCTGGCCTACCAGTCGCCGCCGCCCATTACCCAGAAGCAGATCCGCTCGCGCATGATCTTCAACTCGCACCTGTACGGGCTCGGCAACGAGGGCCACGACTTCACCCAGTCGCTCACCGACAGCGAGCGCTGGGCCATCATCGAGTACATGAAGACGCTGTAA
- a CDS encoding SAM-dependent methyltransferase, which yields MFDVMQVARQLKSAVLADPERFYSNETGAWVAGLPRPQEIRVVTGREPFWINLGYWRDVERVDETNCERVGDLFKAAQAQMAHLLARTARLSERDVVLDCGFGYADQDILWAEEYRPARIVGINVTPNQVRVGKERVKLTGLEERVRLEVGSATQIPFGDGEFDVVFALESAMHFRTRGDFLREAFRVLRPGGRLVMADMCQKTDRESGAGLRRRLRHRYWRGRIAFPEANVWTTQRYLSELHVAGFQQGKLESIASDVYPAVNTALAALRGMTAAERQPGSVTVAKVREDVRRARQMEFEQLQWLTLFNCDEYAVVSAEKP from the coding sequence ATGTTCGACGTCATGCAGGTCGCAAGGCAGCTCAAGAGCGCGGTGCTGGCGGACCCCGAGCGTTTCTATTCGAACGAGACGGGTGCATGGGTGGCAGGGCTGCCCAGACCGCAAGAGATTCGCGTCGTCACGGGGCGGGAGCCCTTCTGGATCAACCTCGGCTACTGGCGCGACGTGGAGCGCGTGGACGAGACGAACTGTGAGCGCGTCGGTGATTTGTTCAAAGCCGCACAAGCCCAGATGGCCCACCTGCTCGCGCGCACGGCGAGACTGAGCGAGCGGGACGTGGTGCTCGACTGCGGGTTCGGCTACGCCGACCAGGACATCCTCTGGGCGGAGGAATACCGCCCCGCCAGAATCGTGGGCATCAATGTCACACCCAATCAGGTCCGCGTGGGCAAGGAGCGCGTGAAGCTGACAGGGCTGGAGGAGCGGGTCCGCCTGGAGGTGGGCTCGGCGACCCAGATTCCCTTTGGCGACGGCGAGTTCGACGTCGTCTTCGCGCTGGAGTCCGCGATGCACTTCCGCACGCGCGGCGACTTCCTGCGCGAGGCCTTCCGGGTGCTCAGGCCCGGCGGGCGTCTGGTGATGGCGGACATGTGTCAGAAGACGGACCGCGAGTCCGGCGCGGGCCTGCGCCGACGCCTGCGACACCGCTACTGGCGCGGACGGATTGCGTTTCCCGAGGCCAACGTCTGGACGACGCAGCGCTACCTCTCCGAGCTGCACGTCGCCGGCTTCCAGCAGGGGAAGCTGGAGTCCATCGCGTCGGATGTCTACCCGGCCGTCAACACCGCGCTGGCCGCGCTCCGGGGCATGACGGCCGCGGAGCGTCAGCCCGGCAGCGTCACCGTGGCGAAGGTGCGCGAGGACGTGCGGCGCGCCCGGCAGATGGAGTTCGAGCAGCTCCAGTGGCTGACGCTGTTCAACTGCGACGAGTACGCGGTGGTCAGCGCCGAGAAGCCCTGA
- a CDS encoding family 3 encapsulin nanocompartment shell protein translates to MSTNESAEQPLLSPGRVFAQAVAKEGAKASVEFSHTITEAFPGFKRRPRIAVRGLFKVVKAEGGKVKYWHETPPQSPPTVQVEDVGLRPEAAFEFHTDLATLKPTTAWIQVPPALLDDPETLATFIDFRLLVRLCTAENQALARGRGGDRVRGLLETPGVARLPARSDPVSSLLAACDRVEQMGGSADGILVNPADYYRYFVGKGGLLADLTSMGVRIARARMVDPGQVIVGDFTAAATIFDSGRSSIRFAQPPPGIFPRDGLAVCGEIHEALVVHLPTHFYVASLV, encoded by the coding sequence ATGAGCACGAACGAATCCGCGGAGCAGCCGCTCCTGTCACCCGGAAGGGTCTTCGCCCAGGCCGTCGCCAAAGAGGGCGCGAAGGCCTCGGTGGAGTTCTCGCACACCATCACGGAGGCCTTCCCGGGCTTCAAGCGGCGCCCGCGCATCGCGGTGCGCGGCCTGTTCAAGGTGGTGAAGGCCGAGGGCGGCAAGGTGAAGTACTGGCACGAGACGCCGCCCCAGTCGCCGCCCACCGTCCAGGTGGAGGACGTGGGCCTGCGTCCCGAGGCCGCCTTCGAGTTCCACACGGACCTGGCCACGCTCAAGCCCACCACGGCGTGGATTCAAGTCCCGCCCGCGCTCCTGGATGACCCGGAGACGCTGGCGACCTTCATTGACTTCCGGCTGCTGGTGCGGCTGTGCACCGCGGAGAACCAGGCGCTCGCGAGAGGGCGGGGTGGGGACCGCGTGCGGGGCCTGTTGGAGACGCCGGGAGTCGCCCGGCTGCCGGCGCGCTCGGACCCCGTGTCATCGCTGCTGGCGGCGTGTGACCGGGTGGAGCAGATGGGCGGCAGCGCGGACGGCATCCTCGTCAACCCGGCGGACTACTACCGCTACTTCGTGGGCAAGGGCGGGCTGCTGGCGGATTTGACGAGCATGGGCGTGCGCATCGCCCGCGCGCGCATGGTGGACCCCGGGCAGGTCATCGTCGGGGACTTCACCGCGGCGGCCACCATCTTCGACAGCGGCCGCTCCTCCATCCGCTTCGCCCAGCCGCCCCCCGGCATCTTCCCGCGCGATGGCCTGGCGGTCTGCGGAGAGATTCACGAGGCGCTCGTCGTCCACCTGCCGACGCACTTCTACGTCGCCTCGCTCGTCTGA
- the lysW gene encoding lysine biosynthesis protein LysW yields MHALTKQSEATGQARCPTCSEPIEAEGRVQGEVLTCSGCDGELEVVGLNPLRLEEAPEVEEDWGE; encoded by the coding sequence ATGCATGCACTGACGAAGCAGTCGGAAGCGACCGGGCAGGCCCGCTGCCCCACGTGTTCGGAGCCCATCGAGGCCGAGGGCCGCGTGCAGGGCGAGGTGTTGACGTGCTCGGGCTGTGACGGAGAGCTCGAGGTGGTCGGCCTCAATCCGCTCCGGCTCGAGGAAGCGCCCGAAGTCGAGGAGGACTGGGGCGAGTAG